A window of Conger conger chromosome 13, fConCon1.1, whole genome shotgun sequence contains these coding sequences:
- the nanos2 gene encoding nanos homolog 2: MNPQENFRGHNGLFDMWHDYMNLAPLQARLCAQSGPAQHNKLQLPEPAEHNLQQHVLSASRQTSSPSTISTISDPSLCVTGVCCGFCKQNGETAEIYRSHRLKTKDGRVICPILRNYTCPICEATGDRAHTRRYCPQRSSF; this comes from the coding sequence ATGAATCCGCAGGAGAACTTCCGTGGCCATAACGGTCTCTTTGACATGTGGCACGATTACATGAACCTTGCGCCTTTGCAGGCGCGACTGTGCGCCCAGAGCGGTCCAGCACAGCACAACAAACTTCAGCTTCCGGAGCCGGCGGAGCACAATCTGCAGCAGCACGTACTCTCCGCGAGCCGACAGACTTCAAGCCCAAGCACCATCAGCACCATTTCagacccctccctctgtgtTACCGGTGTCTGTTGTGGGTTCTGCAAACAAAACGGCGAGACTGCCGAAATCTATCGCTCCCATCGGCTTAAGACGAAGGACGGCAGGGTCATTTGTCCAATTCTGAGGAATTACACTTGCCCGATCTGTGAGGCCACCGGAGACCGCGCCCACACCCGCCGGTACTGCCCACAGCGCAGCTCGTTTTAA
- the fbxo46 gene encoding F-box only protein 46: MDRDTFSHIRLWCPRPFGTYSQNKPRAGGAGGAGAPLCKADAPSDAREEQEEDAGSENTPPDPALPANPPAPPAPAAPSSPGAKVEDGRVLLDTWYVIKPGNTKEKIAFFVAHQCSGTGLPRPSAMKVKGNWATDCTKAKRRRRCSSYEPPGRPRDPVPPEDPAETDLLSVAEMVALVEQRTALALQGIVGQSPPATGSAPQTDPTPDPAPVFLSEPPAPRPPSPGALEPEQEEPRRVAETVAHFEQQQQQLRAGASQPAREGDSGPGASHARGEVRIAFRVSSLDPRSQSEPAGRPSCMFMSCGGGGSQAGARAKEKITCDLYQLVSPSSRDPGLLLASSPKSDPRGEGAPERPAGGSAPGSDPAQELGAADKKGAAPRERVTGFHVEVVVTGAVDQCVFYGKDSTENVQEETVCFAMSAPAPDTCEDPPPGQLFFLQAPRPEEDGGGGLRSLDCANNNGPSGGAVERPASPSGAGGAGDERADPSLCRLYRHVSHDFLEIRFQIQRLLEPRQYMLLLPDHIMVNIFSYLPTRSLAALKCTCHDFKALIETYGVRATDSRWNQDPLYRDDPCKQCKRQYARGDVSLCRWHPKPYHHDLPYGRSYWMCCRRTDKDTPGCRVGLHDNNWVQPCELVQTRAKREDGR; the protein is encoded by the coding sequence ATGGACCGGGACACCTTCTCCCACATCCGGCTGTGGTGCCCCCGGCCCTTCGGCACCTACTCCCAGAACAAGCCCCGtgccgggggggcggggggtgcggGCGCCCCCCTGTGCAAGGCTGACGCTCCGTCCGACgccagggaggagcaggaggaggacgcCGGGTCCGAAAACACGCCCCCGGACCCGGCCCTGCCCGCCAAcccgcccgccccgcccgccccggccGCACCCTCCTCCCCGGGGGCCAAGGTGGAGGACGGGCGGGTGCTGCTGGACACCTGGTACGTCATCAAGCCGGGCAACACCAAGGAGAAGATCGCCTTCTTCGTGGCGCACCAGTGCAGCGGGACGGGGCTGCCCCGGCCCAGCGCCATGAAGGTGAAGGGCAACTGGGCCACGGACTGCACCAAGGCCAAGCGCCGGCGCCGCTGCTCCTCCTACGAGCCCCCCGGCCGGCCGCGGGACCCCGTGCCCCCCGAGGACCCCGCCGAGACCGACCTCCTCTCCGTGGCCGAGATGGTGGCGCTGGTGGAGCAGCGCACCGCCTTGGCCCTGCAGGGCATCGTGGGCCAGAGTCCTCCCGCCACCGGCAGCGCCCCCCAGACCGACCCCACCCCGGACCCCGCCCCCGTGTTCCTGTCGGAGCCCCCCGCgccccggcccccctcccccggcgcTCTGGAGCCGGAGCAGGAGGAGCCGCGGCGGGTGGCCGAGACCGTGGCACATTtcgagcagcagcagcagcagctcaggGCGGGGGCCAGCCAGCCGGCCCGGGAGGGAGACTCGGGCCCCGGGGCCTCCCACGCTCGGGGTGAGGTCCGGATCGCCTTCCGGGTGTCCAGCCTGGACCCCCGGTCCCAGTCGGAGCCGGCGGGCCGCCCCAGCTGCATGTTCATGAGctgcgggggcgggggcagccAGGCGGGGGCGCGGGCCAAAGAGAAGATCACCTGCGACCTGTACCAGCTGGTCAGCCCCTCGTCCAGGGACCCCGGCCTCCTGCTGGCCTCCTCGCCCAAATCCGACCCCCGTGGGGAGGGCGCTCCCGAGAGGCCCGCGGGCGGCTCCGCCCCCGGCTCAGACCCTGCCCAGGAGCTGGGCGCGGCCGATAAGAAGGGGGCGGCGCCGCGGGAGCGCGTGACGGGGTTCCacgtggaggtggtggtgacGGGCGCGGTGGACCAGTGCGTGTTCTACGGGAAGGACAGCACGGAGAACGTGCAGGAGGAGACGGTCTGCTTCGCCATGTCCGCCCCCGCGCCCGACACCTGCGAGGACCCGCCCCCCGGCCAGCTCTTCTTCCTGCAGGCCCCTCGGCCCGAGGAGGACGGGGGCGGGGGCCTGCGCTCGCTGGACTGCGCCAACAACAACGGGCCCTCGGGGGGCGCCGTGGAGCGCCCCGCCTCCCCGTCGGgcgcgggcggggccggggacGAGCGGGCCGACCCCTCGCTCTGCCGGCTGTACCGCCACGTCTCCCACGACTTCCTGGAGATCCGCTTCCAGATCCAGCGGCTGCTGGAGCCGCGCCAGTACATGCTGCTGCTGCCCGACCACATCATGGTGAACATCTTCAGCTACCTGCCCACGCGCTCGCTGGCCGCCCTCAAGTGCACCTGCCACGACTTCAAGGCGCTGATCGAGACGTACGGCGTGCGCGCCACGGACTCGCGGTGGAACCAGGACCCGCTGTACCGCGACGACCCCTGCAAGCAGTGCAAGCGGCAGTACGCGCGGGGCGACGTGTCCCTCTGCCGCTGGCACCCCAAACCTTACCACCACGACCTGCCTTACGGACGCTCGTACTGGATGTGCTGCCGGCGCACCGACAAGGACACGCCGGGCTGCCGGGTCGGCCTGCACGACAACAACTGGGTGCAGCCGTGCGAGCTGGTGCAGACCCGCGCCAAGAGGGAGGACGGGAGGTGA